From the genome of Primulina huaijiensis isolate GDHJ02 chromosome 11, ASM1229523v2, whole genome shotgun sequence:
acccaaataagaaatccgtctcacaaatacgacccattagaccgtctcacacaagtttttgtgtttattataattttaattattatcaagtcaattaatataataaataacacatcaatattgagattaataaataataagtatatatattactcttttaatttgatatttattatgttttagaaaagagaaaaaaaattgttttgatatatatcatatttttctttacattttattttattttctatgtTTAAATCTCAGAAATTAATCattttcatttattaaattaattaattttctagATTTTTTTTAAGGTGCATTACTAAATTTTATGCAATTCCAGGCTCCTAGGTTTAAACAATCAAACGGAAACAGACTATAAAGCAAAATATAAATTGGTTCAACAGTtagaaatttgaatttgaattcgTGAATTGTTTCAAAATCCCTATCTGCGAATCCGCAATCTCTCTCCCTAGTGATCGTGGATCATCATGACGGCGGCACAGCCACCATCGACCGGCCGCGAACTGGCAAACCCTCCGACGGACGGCATTTCCAATCTCCGTTTCTCCAACCACAGTGACCACCTCCTCGTTTCCTCATGGGACAAGGTTTTATTTAGCGGTTCCTTGTAACTTAACTTTTGGAATTTTTTGCTATAAATGCtggatttatatattttatagattttatgtGGGTTGTCAGAGTGTTCGATTGTACGATGCGAGCGCCAATGCTCTGAGAGGAGAGTTTATGCACGGAGGTCCGGTGCTTGATTGTTGTTTCCATGATGATACATCTGGGTTCAGTGCTTGTGCAGATTTTACTGTTAGAAGGTGATTTCAGTTCTGAATTTTCAATTATTGACCTTTTGGAGATAATAGACAAGTTTGATTTGGTTAAGTACCATTTGGCTTTTAGAAGCCTGCTTTCTATTTAATCTAATCACATCTAATGAATTTTTTGGCATGGCTTGACTTTGAGCTCCAAGAATGCTGAACTTGTTCTGCTTGATTTTACTATCTATGAATTTGTTAGCCTTGTTTTGTCAATATTTGTGATTCAACGGTGCTTATAGAGACTGCTTTTTATGCTCCAGGCTTGTATTCAACTACAACAGGGAGGATATTTTAGGGAGGCACGAAGCTCATGTTCGCTGTGTTGAGTATTCTTATGCAACTGGTTGGTCTTCCCATAATTTGTTAATTGCTACTACGAGTAGAACTTCCTTTTTAGCTCCAATATAATTCCCTAGACTTTTTTTGGACTATTTTTGATAGCTTGAAATATTGTAATATCAGGAAAACTCTACCGAGTAGGCTCCCTGGCCTCGTTGCTTTATACTGGGCAGTACTTTAATATCATATCTTCAAGTGAATGTTCCCTCGTGTTCCTCTCtttgttaaaaaaatctaaCTTGATCGAAAAAGATGTAAGCAGAAAAGACTTGacattatgttaaaatatttttcctttacaaATATCATGTTTCGAATTTGCTTCATTCGACCTGTTCAAAACTCTTAACAATCACCATAGTAGTTTTGCTTATGAACTGTCCTTTTCAGCAGTAAAAGATTTTCCTGCCAGATTTTTCAGTGTGAATTTGGTATTTCTAGTCAGATGTATGCAACATTTTCTTGTGATAGGTTATTTATCTCCCACCAGTTTGTGACAATATTGATCCAGTACTTGACTGTAGTATTATTTCCACATTACTATGATCCAGTGTGCCACGTACTGAgagattttttttgttcattatCCATAAATATTACTTTGAAATTATTCTAGGCCAAGTTATCACTGGTAGTTGGGACAAAACCTTAAAGTGTTGGGATCCTCGAGGTGCAAGTGGTCAGGAACACACTCTTGTGGGTACATACTCTCAACCTGAGCGTGTTTATTCTATATCGCTTGTTGGCAATCGACTGGTTGTTGCAACTGCTGGAAGACATGTAAATGTATATGATCTTCgaaacatgtctcaacctgagcaGCGGAGGGAATCTTCTTTGAAATATCAAACAAGATGTGTTCAGTGCTATCCCAATGGAACAGGTGCTGTTCTCATCTTACTGTATTTTCGGTGATTTTGTCTAAAGTTTCTCTTCATTCTCTTTCAGTCTAGCTTGTTTCATAATAGTCTTGGAACCTCGTTCCTAGGGATTACATGAGATCTCACCGTAATATGCAAATAATCGACTACAGCCATTGTTTTTGTCATATGTGTACTTTCTGGTTCTCACTGAAACTTTAAATTTGCAGGTTATGCTCTTAGCTCTGTTGAAGGTCGAGTTGCAATGGAGTTTTTCGATCTCTCTGAGGCTGGTCAATCCAAAAAGTATGTATCATCTTGCACTATTTAGGACAGCTTAGATCATTTTCCTGGTTATAAGTAGATTTTCAAAACAACGAAGACAATGTAGTAGAATGCATTTGAGCTCCAACATTCCTTTAAAATCAGAATCTGTAAGGTGTTTTTTTGCTTCTTTGCAAAGAGTAGGTCCCCTTTGTTGATGGTCTGTTTTCCAGGTATGCATTTAAATGTCATCGGAAATCAGAAGCAGGAAGGGATATCGTCTACCCTGTGAATGCCATTGCATTCCACCCTATGTAAGTTATCCTGCAGTTGATCTTTATTCTTTTCGTTCCACTGTCTTCGGATCTGAGCTATCAAGTTTACTCAATTGGTCTTACATCACATGCTAATAAAAGAAACTGCTGTGTGCACAAGAATTAAATTTTGCTGTACTGTTAGACGCTAAAGCATTCTTGGAGCAGCATGATCAGCAATCCTTATGAAATGGTTGGACTATCAAATCGATTTATGTGTCACAATACTCGGAAAAAGTGTTTGAGTTAGTTAATCACATAACTGGGATCAATGATGACATTGTTTTGTTCTACTGCTAAAGACCACTTTCCCCCCATTTCTTATTCCAACATTTGAACTGTAGCTATGGCACTTTTGCAACTGGAGGTTGTGATGGTTATGTCAATGTTTGGGATGGAAACAACAAAAAGAGGTTGTATCAGGTAAGAACACGATCACACCTAGTTTTTATAGCCTTCGTCTTGTTGCAATGCTACATGGAGATTGATTCTATATTTGTTGCTTCCTGTTTGATATGAAGTACACGAAGTACCCAACAAGCATTGCAGCTTTGTCCTTTAACAGAGATGGAAGACTTCTGGCTGTTGCATCTAGTTATACCTATGAAGAGGGAGAAAAACTGTAAGACTAACTGATGATGTTTAGGCCTCGTTTTCTGTCTGTCTGTTTCTTGATCCGAACATGCTTCTCATATCTTTAATTCATATTGTTTTGCAGCCATGAACCCGACGCTATATTTGTCCGCAGTGTGAATGAAGTAGAAGTTAAACCAAAGCCAAAAATGCTTCCCAGTCCTGCTGCGTGAGTGAATCAAGATTCGCTAGTTCAATGATTTTTTTGAACAAGTTCGTATTTGTGGTGATTTTAGCAAACGACCTCTGGTTTTAATCATATTCTTATTGATTATTCTGAACGATGAGTTGGATTTGAgttgaaatattttgaatgtgcTCTGTTACAATTAATATTTTCGTGCAATATGATGCTACTGTTAGCCTTATCTTCAATTGACATTCAAGACCATTTTGTGTCCTTTACATGCTCTGTAAAAATGCCAACTTTTTTATTAGGTAAATCCCACTATACAATgaagttaaataaatataaaattacatCCAACCAATATACTTCagtatatagtttttttttaaaaaaaaataagtaaagCCAAATTCATTACTAAACATCCGAAGAAAATTACATCAAAAATCAGAGGAGGAAAAAACCGGCCTCTACAATTAGACATAAAATCAGTCGTCCTTGTTAAAGCATGAGTCGTTTGGTTCGCTGCTctacaagaaaaaacaaaagaacGTGAAAATACTTCCGAAGTTAAGAACTTAAAATCCTCTAAAATCAAACCTAAACAAGAAATATCAAGAGAATCCGTCTTAAGAACGTCCACAATCAAAAGTGCATCGAACTCAACTATGATATTCGAGAAAtatagttattttttattttttagtcgATTTTAATCAAATTTATCAATCGACAAGTATTTGAAGTCTATAAgatattatgaaattaaaaaacgatgtttttttattacattcagaatatcattaaaaaaaattaagtgtaATTATCTCGAATTAAAAGCAGCTGCTCCCACCCGAAACTTCGAAACAAGCCCTTCCCCCATCGTCCAATTCCATAAAAGGGTTATAAGATAACGTTGGAAAACGatatctcaaatatataaaataattttttatgcccTTTTTCATATACGAGTTGATCAAGGCTTGCTTGGGAGAGGCATACAAGAATCAAGGctcaattttatattaaaacaaaaaacaatttaCGAGGCAGTTGGCTATGATTGATTGAGGTACaagaaaatattatgatatttttttctttttttttttaaattaattgccGCAGCTGACCATCAGAGTAGGCTGTTGCACAGCTCAAAGTCTAACTAGCCTTTTTCATTAATGCCTTCTGAACCCCTATTCCTTATCTATTTTAActgataattttgatatataatatttaaatatcattgatattttttaaaaaaactcaataaaatattttttttacgagatatgataattttaattaatgataaaaaacaccacaaatgacttaattgtcctcaatatataaaaatcataaacactataaatgatttttataaatatctgcgtataaattaaaatcaaataaatatttttatttatttttatatattatataatatgataattatataaatgatttttataaatctcaataaaattattagtatcattcgattaaccttaaaaattgatatttgacttgactcacaaaatcaagggctcaattatcatattatataatatacaaaattaggtaaaaataaataaatcatgcaagcactgtcggCGTATGAAcatataagaaatatgaactcaagcaaaaactttgaaattataaaatttagtatgataaggttaattttgtcattacaatgtaatatataaatttaattaatcttattaaaattataccaaacattaaaatataatatcatatatcttatttatCTTTAgcttatctttatattatatataacatgtttatcctatcatgtatATCAAACTATGCTATACATGTATGTAGTAAATATAGATCATGTCAAAAATCTTAACGGGGAAGCTCCGGTCTGAGTTGTAGGAAGAAATTTAAGGTTACACATTACTTTCTTACAATGTTTTAACATGCCAtacacataaatattttaattttctttttctaattTATATCAAAGCCAGACTAttggaattaatttttttttttacccatATCAAATTATTAAAAGAGTGTTTACAACatctataaaaaaatgattatataaatttattaaaaataatacataaaccAATTTTTTTAGGGATTGAAAACGATATCTGAACCAAAAGTTAAATGGAACCAAATTCTCCCTGTTGAAATCGACCGTCGTTTGCTATTTTGACACGTGGCACAGTGTTTAAGTGGTGATTTAAGACATTTTTAAATGCTAATTAACGTAATTAATCATGTGAAATATGTGGCTGCAGGGAAAACCACATAAAATCAAAGatatcccaaaaaaaaattcatgggTTAGTGGGGGTACTACCCCACCCccctcaatttttttatttaaatttttatttacaaaatatttaaatagaaatataaaaaaaagtgaaataaaaacaaaaaaaatattttattttttggtttattGTTTCGAATCTCAAATTCTAAATTAGAATAAAAAGATTTCAAATCTCGAATCCTATTTATTTTCTTGTCTCTCTTAAAAGACAATCCAactcaataattttttaaaaagattcaTTAGTATATTACAAAAAATAGCGGGAATGTGCTATGTATCCGTTAcgaattattttatatataatggtTTCAGAAATCtaagttttaattaaaaaaattaatatatttcgaATTTCGACGTACATTTTGTCCATAAATACCTATCCACTGTGTAGCCATGTGAATTTATATATCCCtatgaatttaaattttgtagTCATGTGCTAGAAATTAGCACAATTATTGAGCTATTAAATCCAAgaaaacttattttattttatttttaggctAAAACTGCATTTGCCACAAGTTTTGGGGCAGTTTATGCACAAATAGAGGGGGGAGTAGAtgctaatttcaaaatttagggGTATAATTTGCGAATAAAACAAATTGTGATGGATGGCTATTCAAATTTATCGAGTATCCAATGACCAGCTAAGGTTCATATTGAATTCAACTTCCTTACCTAAACTTGTAAGAATTTATTCAACCAACGtatcttattatttttaaattgatatCATTATGTGTACCTAAGTCATAACTTGGTGTTTAATAATATATGGATTTAAGTGTATGTGTCGATAAGCCGATATCCGTTCGAatgtattttgttttatatCGGACATGATGATTATATGTGATGTGTAGATCAATCGAAACGTGATACTTAAACCACtatgtgatttaaaaaatttgagtcgCAACTTTACCAATCCGCTATAATTTTTGGTTAGTTGCAAAAGCGTTTGATATTCCTAACTTTTTATGAAAAGCTACAATCGATTATATgtcattcaaatattttaaactgtgcTAATTCAAGCATTAATTTTAGAATACTCTATCGGTTATGTCATGttctcaacttttttttttcgatttacAATATGTTGTATCATACTTTTAGTGCccgttattatttttaaaatataatacaatgtatatgttgggtgcaataattgtctcagTTTGATAGAGCGATCGAACTGTAGTGTTTGAGCTaatgtgcggtttaaaagatttgagttgcacagttaccaccagctatagcttttggtaaaacgaccaGTGCTCAATCTTACAATCAGTATCATAATCAAGATCACGTGTTCGATTCTCATTAATTGCAAGTAGTACAATTATTgggagagagattgttgggtgcaatgaTTGTCCTTGTTTGTTAAAGTGATTGAACCGTGATACTCAAGCTGTTATGCggttaaaaaaatttgagttgtacCATTAACACCAATTATAACTTTTAGTAAAACGATGAGCAATCGATCTTACAATGTAGTTGATACGAAGAAATTGTGTGcgacaattaaataaagaacTTGCGTGcaacaataattttatattgtttcCAATCACTATCATACTGCTTCATGTAAATAGTTATcatattttcacaaaaattatatatatatatgtgtgtgttaatattaatagagtaggtctcttgtgagacggtcttacgaatctttatctatgaaacGGGTCAATCATactgatatttacaataaaaaataataatcttagcataaaaagtaatattttttcatagatgacccaaataagagatccgtctcataaaatacgaaccgtgaaaccgtctcacacaaatttttttgattAGCATACTTCTTCTTTTAAACCAGTCATTATCCAAATATCACATCTTGAATTATCTTttgctaaaaaaattaataaaaaatgtaaataatattttaatcgtcccgatttcacatatttttttggggaaaaaatgtCTGGATTGCATGTAAGTGTCAGCATGTGGTGGGTCAAAGTAGTTTTTGGGACCTATTTTTTCACAGCTACAATGTCTCCTCACACAAatcttataatattatttttatatttttaaaatatcactAAATGACCTTTTCCATGTCTTTGTTTTCGAGAGTTTCATggatttatatttataagatATTGACTCGATTTATATTtagaattaaaataatatttttgatataatatataatatattttaatgaataatATCAGATGgatatttgtttcaaaaattaattcttcttaataattaataattttcaacaGCATATGGATGACGATGAATCGGTTGACTAACTGGAGTCAAAATCCAATTaatccaatattttttatttaggaAAATGCATGATTATAATCAACACTATTTTGCATGGATGTTCCCACTGTTTAAAAATAAGAATGATATTAGGACAAAAATATGACGAATTATTTACGAAGGAATGCCTTATGCCACTAACTGTACAGATTCTGAAGTAGAAATAATACTCTATATATTTGAACTTTTAATTTATCCGGCGCAACTTGTGCTTAGATGTGTCAATTCGAATGGGTCGGATCAAGTTGAACAATAATACTATTAAAAAATTGTCTAATCTGAACCAAAATCTTGTATCTTACACTGAGAAAAATTAAGGTttacataaatttattttcgacTAGGAATCATATCTGAACTCAAATTGGCTCGAATTTTCTTTCCGGCTTATAGTTATCAAATTGTTGAGCTTAAACGCTTATACAAAGTTTAGCTCAAAATACGTATtttgaacaatataaaatatgaaaattataaaatatttaagtttagtTGAAACTATATAAAATGTGACATTTATAAAATATGCCGTTTGTTGAGTTTCGAACTCGAAATTTaactcaaaatataaaattttggtaTTAGATGAACTATAAATCAGAGTATCATAGACTACGAGATTTGACTGGATTTGAGTATCgaatcttttttatttattaagctCTCGTTTTCACCTTAGTTGCTTTTGCGAACTTTGGACATAAACTACAAGATCGGATTGGATTTGAGTACCgaatcttttttatttattcacgTTAAGCTTTCATTTTCACCTTTAGTTGCTTTTGCGAACTTCCACAGTTTATTAAAAGGGAGGGGAGGTAACGGACCAATTCATTACTCAACTTTAAAGAAGGGAGGGAGCAAGAAAGCTGCGGGTCAGCGAAGCGTGCTTCACGTAGCAAATTTCTTGTCTTGCTATCAACCAACTGATTAAAAGCAATTTCCATTTCTAAGTATGCGAAACTCAAGGGAAAAAGGGTTTTGCCCCACTTTGTTGTGAAATCTCTAGCCAAAAAATCTTGTAGAGAAAGACAGGAGAACATATTCTAATCATAATTCCACTAGTTCTCGTTGAAAGATTCCAAGATTCGAAGCGTTTTTTTCACTTTAATCCAGGTTTTTGGTgtggaaaaggaaaaggaacaATCTTGGAAGAAAATTTGTATTGCTTGTTCTAGATAAACAGGTGAGAACAGAGAATTTGAGCGAGTGTTTTGTTTTGCAGTGTGTTAGACAGTAATTCCCTTTTTTTATTTCTCTGTTGGTACCGGTGTAAGTTAATCCTCTCTCTGCAAATAGTTTAACTATGCATTTGGGgtttaatattttcttgttcTAGTTTTGAGTGTTGCATGATTCTGTAAGAAATAAACTTTCATATTTCCCCCACATTTTTTGAGTTGGTATATGTGTATTTGAGGTGGGTTTCTTGTATTTCTGCAAGCCGTGGTAAGATCTTGAgtgaaaatttcaatttttttcccattttagTTACTTTGCTTTTACATGGTTTGTGCAGCACATGTATGCAAATGGGCTAGTGTTCTTATTTTAATCAGTCCACAGATTGCTAGTGGTTTCCATGAAATGATTCCTTTGTGTTCCTCAGATTTTGTTGGTCTCTTTGTTTGACTGTTCTTTAATGAGCTTGCACTGTAAGTATTGCAATTCAGGAACATGTATATTGCGCGATCTTCTCATTTACTTTTACAGCCTTGGCCAAACTACCAGTAGGGATTCTTGTTGTCTATTATTTTGTGGTTTTTTTGGTTGATACCGAGGCGCTGTTTTTCTTTTATGTTCTTTTTAATACAAGCTGCAAAAATGTTGAATATTATTTATGTACTAATGATTTCTTTGTAAAAAGTTAGGAACTTGAAACTTTTAAGGGTAATGGGGACCTTTTTTGTGGTGGAATGAATCTTTGGGTAACATGTTCAGCGTAAAAGAACACGAATAAAGAAATAGATAATGCATAATAAAGAAAGATGGTAGAGTGAGaaagaaagataaaaaaacAGAGGAGGTGGTGGAGTAGATTCAGCGGTGAACTAGTAGGGGGGACAGTTGTCcagaaaaattctatttttatcTGCAAGTTTTTCAGgagaaaaaatacatattctacAACCCCTAAAATGCACAAAATCGACCCCCTAAACTTAATTCTCGAGTCTGCCTGGAGCTGGTAGCAGATCCCTAAAATTTTTGAGGAATAATTTAGTACGAAAATATGTTGGCAATGTCTCCATGGCTGACTAGGTAAGCCCGGAGTCCATGGACTTTGCCACCAACCAAGGAAACAACCTCTTCTTAGGCTCTCTTCCCATTCAAGTggaattatttctttaaaaccTCAAAAGGAATCATCGTAATCCCCATATTATATTCTTTCTATGCGAGTTGATCTTTATGTTTGTTGCTGTCGAGATTCGGTCGAACTAGGCTAACGTAGAAGATTTCCACTACTCTGAGATCCCATTACTGTCCTCTTGAAGTTCAAGAAATTGGTTGTTAAATTTTCAGGCATTTGGTTCCACACTCAGACCCCATTCGCCTATTTTTGCTGTTTCCAGGACAAGTTTCTTGATCTGGGACAACAGAGAGATTGAAGGTTGATTCAGGGTAGTGAATCTGTAATGTTCAGATGAGTAGAGTTGAAGCATATTTTTGAAGAGAGACAACTCTTTGAGTTGGCAAGATGAAGTTTATGAAGCTTGGATCAAAACCTGATTCCTTTCAGACTGATGGGAACGGCATAAGGTGATTTTTTTAAACCATTTTAAACTGATTAATGTTAGCAATTGTTTTGACTGATTCTGAATTGATTCGCTTCAACTTCTTGCctaaattttctataaatttgttgTTTAATGTCCTTTTCTTTATGGTTTCAGATAGACACACCTTTGTACCCCCCGGTATGGGTAATGCATTGTTAaatttgtttttcctttttacAAGGAGATTGTCTGTACTAGTTGTGGATCCAAGAATGCGGGTGGGGGGAAAGGCAGCGAGAGGGAGGCAATGTCAGGCATTTTGGGGGGATGGAGCTTGAAAAAATTAGAGAAATTAtgtaaaaaaactaaaaatttgaTCGGTTGAGGGGGCATTCGTACCTTGCTCACTGTTTGATTCACCGCCCCTGCTGTCGTcgcaattttaaattttcttgagTTTGCATATGGTTTTTACCAGATGTGAAGTCATTATTTTCTGTTGAAGTAATGTTTCCAAAGAGAGTGCTTATGCGAACTAGTGATTCTTCCCCTATACATCCTGGCCTGATTAGTTTTTCATGAAGTAGTACCGGAAAATTTGATctcttttttcgattttatggTGAAACATTGCTCTTCTTCATTTGTCGGTTGGGAAACTTACCAGTCCTGGTGTCAATATTTCTGACAACGATCCACCTTAGTTTATATGTTTTGATAGTTTATATGTACTGATTGTTTTGTTTCTCCTGAACTAATCAACGAGATCTGATCCCCTCATATATTTACTGCTCAAAAGTGACGGATAGAATTTTCATCCGCAGATATGTGGCCACGGAGTTGGCAACAGATATTGTTGTTCATGTAGGTGACACAAAGTTCTATTTACACAAGGTAATGGCCATCTTACCATTTCTTTAACACCCATTTTCTGTAGATCAATACAAACCCCTTTGTTTTTGCAATATCAACTTTAACttgcttttatttttattctgcAGTTCCCCCTTGTCTCAAAAAGTGCACGCTTACAGAAGTTAGTTTCGTCAGCCAGTGAAGGAAATGGAGATGAAGTGCACATACAAGATATTCCGGGTGGATCGAGTGCTTTTGAAATATGTGCCAAGTTCTGGTATGGAATGACTGTTACTCTAAATGCTTACAACGTTGTTGCAGTACGATGTGCAGCCGAGTTTCTCGAAATGCACGAGACCATAGACAAAGGTAACCTCATATACAAGGTCGATATTTTTCTTACATCCAGCATCTATAGAAGCTGGAAGGACTCAATTATCGTTCTTCAAACCACAAAATCACTGCTTCCGTTTTCGGAGGAATTGAAGTTAACGAGCCATTGCATAGATGCGGTTGCTTCAAAGGCATCACTTGATGTTTCCAAGGTGGACTTTTCCTATACGTATAATAACCAGAAAAAGAATCCTGAGGAAAATGGGGATGGTTTAGCCTTAAATGGTGTTAGAACCAGAATGGTACCTGATGATTGGTGGGTCGAAGACTTGTGCGAACTTGAAATAGATTTATTCAAACGGGTTATTGTCagtataaaaaataaaggaATAGTATGGAATGAAGTAGTTGGAGAAGCTTTAAAAGCATATGCTTATCGGAAGTTTCCTCCCTCCGGAAAGGGTGTAATTCAACAAAATGATGTCTCCAAGTTACGCTCCATATTGGATACCATTGTTTGGC
Proteins encoded in this window:
- the LOC140987316 gene encoding mitotic checkpoint protein BUB3.1-like — protein: MTAAQPPSTGRELANPPTDGISNLRFSNHSDHLLVSSWDKSVRLYDASANALRGEFMHGGPVLDCCFHDDTSGFSACADFTVRRLVFNYNREDILGRHEAHVRCVEYSYATGQVITGSWDKTLKCWDPRGASGQEHTLVGTYSQPERVYSISLVGNRLVVATAGRHVNVYDLRNMSQPEQRRESSLKYQTRCVQCYPNGTGYALSSVEGRVAMEFFDLSEAGQSKKYAFKCHRKSEAGRDIVYPVNAIAFHPIYGTFATGGCDGYVNVWDGNNKKRLYQYTKYPTSIAALSFNRDGRLLAVASSYTYEEGEKLHEPDAIFVRSVNEVEVKPKPKMLPSPAA